The DNA sequence GAATGCTTCTTCAGCAAATGGATCACTTAATCTAACATTGGTCAAGGCATCTGGATCTGTGTTTGGACCCTCTTGTAATGCTTATGAGATCATGCAGGTGCGACCATGGAAGCAAGAAACCAACCAAACAGATTGTAAGTATCATTGAAGGAATCATACAATGGCAATGATGACTTTAAATGTAAAAAAGAGAAATGCTTTCTAAACATAGATTTAAGTAACAATACTCATTCACTAATGGTTAGCATCATATTGTTCCTTTATATAATTCCACTTAGGTAACTAAAATCTATACTTATTTGTGTATGGTTCACTAGTGGAGGCGATTTTGAAGATAAGAGAAGAACTAATCACTGAAAACCATGATAACAAAGTCCTACAAAGCTGGACGGGTGACCCATGCATGCTTTTTGCATGGCAAGGAATATCATGTGATTTTTCCAATGATGCACCTGTTATCACTAAGCTGTAAGTCCTTTTATTCTTCTTGAAAATATGTTGCTAAGTTCATCAAACTGAGAGCAAGAATTACATCACTGAACTGTGGCTTCTTAATGATTTGATGACCGTATAAGATGTATATTATTGTTGGTTTTGCAGGGATCTTTCCTTAAGTAATCTGAAAGGACCACTTCCATCCAGTGTCACAGAGTTGACTAACTTACAAATAATGTATTACTTCCTTATAATAAGCCTTTGTTCAGTTGCTAGCATGTGTTTGTATTTTGGGACTCATTCCATTGGTGTATGTGCAGGAACCTTAGCCACAACAACTTCAATGGCTATATCCCCTCATTTCCAAGTTACTCAATGCTCACTTCACTGTAATGACTCTTTCCTCAATGAATTTTAACAcccaattttagttttatttgctCTTACCTCTTATTAGATATCGATACTTCAATAAACACCTACTTTCAAATGttgaaaaataacattttttttgcTAAGAAAATAGTACTTACTTCCTCATCATAGAGCAATGTGCTGTTTGAAATTTTTCCAAATATTGATTAattagactttttttttttggatcaGAGATCTGAGATACAATGATCTTATGGGGTCACTTCCACCGTCATATAACTCACTGCCACATTTAAAGTCAATGTAAGTTTTAGATTTTGCATTGTATTTCATCTTATATATTAAGATGTTGCTTCAGAATTCTAATCACTGTATGTTTGAGCAAACTCCATTATCTTGTATTCTATTATTACTTTGCAGATATTATGGCTGCAATGATCGCATGGACCATAAGCTTTCAGGAAACTTGAACATTTCAATCAATACAGAGTAAGAAGTATCTTCCTaaacaggaaaaaaaaaagagtagtTTTGAGACAAAGGAAATAAAATTGAGTGTGCTGCATTGATGTTTCAGTAATGGAAGTTGTCAGAAAGGGAATGATTTTCCACAACAAGTAGCAATTATTTCAGCCGTTGCATGTGGCTCTTTCTTGATTGCTATGGCTGTTGGAACAATTTTCATTTATCGTTATAGACAGAGATTAAATCCATTGGAAGCATTTGGAAGAAAAAGCAACCCAATGATAACAAGTAGGCATTAATTATTCTCATAGCCTCTAATGTTTGGTGTTCTTGGTCTTTTTGCATTATATACAAAATCAAGATTATAATTCATCTCATCATTTTTAAACTATCTCATAATGTTACTTAGAGTGTTCATTATATCAAAGAACATTGCTATCATCATATGATTTATTCTGTGTAGCATACCATATTATTTTGGTCCAAGATTCCAATCCAAACTGCAGGATTTATTCTGACATGTATTCCACAAACAAAATGCAGATGTGATATTCTCATTGAACAGCATAGACGATTTCTTGATAAAATCTATTTCAATTCAAGCATTCACTTTGGAATATATAGAGGTTGCAACCGAAAAGTACAACATTTTGATAGGTGAAGGAGGCTTTGGTTCTGTCTACCGTGGCACCCTAGAAAATGGTCAAGTTGTGGCTGTGAAGGTTCGGTCAGCCACATCAACGCAAGGCACTCGAGAATTTGATAATGAGGTGCACAAAACTTTTGTTTCAAATTTAATTGCTATATCAAAGTTCCAATAGCATTGTTTAATGATGTATAATAAAGTGACAGTGACAGAGCATAAAATAATGCATATGGCAATGATGAAATTTTGCTACTAGTCAATGATTtctaaccaaaataaaatttgatacTAGTGGTATCTACACAGTGCCATCTAACTAGTCTATGATGGTACTTGCAGCTAAACCTGCTTTCTGCAATAAGGCATGAGAACCTGGTGCCTCTTCTTGGATATTGTAATGAAAATGATCAACAAATTCTGGTTTATCCTTTTATGTCCAATGGCTCTCTGCAAGATAGACTATATGGTAAGTACCCAATGATCATTTAAGCTGAAATGTTTTGATGGATGGGTTATGTTTCTAAAATTTCACTTGACAACAGGGGAACCTGCAAAGAGAAAAATACTAGACTGGCCAACCAGACTGTCTATTGCTCTTGGTGCCGCTCGAGGCAAGTAAATTTGATGTTGTATTTTTTACCAAGTGGTTCCAGATGCAAATATATAAAATCCATGCATCAGATTTGTTGGTTTATGGTATAAACAGAAATATTTAGGACAGAGATATAAGAAAAATACGTAGGTGAAAGGAATGGGAATCACTCAATTTTACTTTACTGAAGCAGTACATTTATAGGATTTTAATCCATGACACTACCACATCACCACTAAACTAGGAAGTGGGAACATACCCACTAGATAAGGAAGTGGAATAACAAAAACTACTTTTCTCCTAAAGTGCAGGAACCACTAATTGACTAAAACAACAAACtgaaacaataataaaaaaacttaaTGCAGTCCAAAAGCAAATAATTAACACTCCTCCTTGCTTTAGGATCTGCAAACTCCAATTTTCTGCCTCAATAGCTCAAACTTGCTGACAGGAAGTGGTTTTGTAAACAAATCTGCCAATTGATCTTCTGACCTGCAATAAACCAAAGTTATTTCTCCATTTTGCTGCATCTCTCTTAAGAAGTAGAGCTTGATGTTAAAATGTTTAGTCTTGCCATGACACACTGGATCCTTTGAAATCGCAATTGCTGCCTGGTTGTCGATAAACACTTCTGTCTTGTGATTCTGTTGGAGATGTAAATCACATAAGATCTTTTTCAGCCACAAAACTTGATTTACAGCTGCTGTTGCTGCTATGAATTCAGATTCTGCAGTGGATTGTGCTACTGTCTCCTGCTTCTTTGTGCACCATGAAAAAACTCCTGAGCCTAAACTGAAACAATATCCGGAAGTGCTCTTCATGTCATCAATGGATCCAGCCCAGTCACTATCAGAGAATCCACACAACTTGAAATTTTGACAGCTCTCAAACTTCACACCATAATCAACAGTACCTTTAATATATCTCAATACCCTTCTTGCTGCCTTTAAATGCATTTCACTAGCACAATGCATAAATCGAGAGAGAAGACTTACAGCAAACAAAATGTCCGGCCTTGTTGCAGTGAGATACATTAAACATCCAATCAAGCTCCTGTAATAGCCTTCATCAACTTTATCAGCACCATCTTCTTTGCTCAGCTTCTCCTTTGGTTTATTGGTGTGCTAACCGCTTTGCACTCCTCCATCTggaatttttttaagatttccTTAGCATATTTTTTTGACATATGAACACATCATCCTCATTTTGTTTGATCTCAATTCCAAGAAAATAAGACATAAGACCAAGATCAGTCATTTCAAAAACTTGCATCATTTCTTGCTTGAATTCTTCAACCAAACTTGTATCATCTCCAGTTACTAAAAGATCATCAACATAGAGGGAAACTATGAGAAAATTTTTTCCCTTATGTTTTACATAAAGAGTGGCCTCAGACAAGCTTTTTACAAATCCTATGCTCAATAGGTGTTCATTTATCCTACTGTACCAAGCTCTTGGTGCTTGTTTTAATCCATAAAGGGCTTTTTTTAGTAGATAGACTTTATCTTCTTCTCCATGCATAACAAATCCCTCTGGCTGCTCCACATATCTCTTCTTGTAAAACTCCATTTAAAAAAGCTGATTTGACATCTAAATGGAATACTTTCCAGCCTTGTTGAGCAGCAACTGCTAACACCAATCTAATTGTATCTAATCTGGACACTGGTGCAAACGTGTCAGAATAATCAACACCAAAAATTTGTGCATACCCTTTTACTACAAGTCTGGCCTTGTATTTATTGATAGAGCAATCCGCATTAAGCTTTGTTCTGAACACCCATTTAACTCCAATAACTTTTCTGTCTTGAGGCTTGTCAACCTTTTCCCATGTGTTATTTTTTTGAATCATTGAAATCTCATCCTCCATTGCCTTTTTCCATTTTGGATCCTTGAGTGCTTCTTCACAGCAACTAGGTTCGCATACTGCTACATTGCATCTTTGATAAATGTCTGACAGCAGTCTTGTGCCTCTGATGGGATGATCATCTTCTAATTCATTTTGACACAACTCTGTTGTTTGGTTTCCGCCATAATCATCTTCAATATTGTTACAAGGTCCAATTGTTTTTCGTGGGTTCTTCCAATCCCATTGTTGATCTTCATTGAAATGCACATCCCTAGACACAGTCAACTTTTCAGATTGAGGATGATACACTTTGTAGGCTTTTGAAACAGAACTATAACCCACAAAAATACCCGGAATTGCTTTCTTGTCAAGCTTGTCGCGCTTAACCTGTGGAACATGTGCAAAACAAACACAACCAAACACTTTAAGAAAGGTTAGTGAAGGCTTATATCCATACCAAGCCTCAAAAGGAGTTTTGTCTTTCAAAGCCTTGGATGGAAGTCGATTTTGAAGAAAAACGGCTGTGTTGGCCGCTTCAGCCCAAAATTCTTTAGGCAATTCCTTCTCATGCAGCATGCATCTGGCCATCTCCATTACTGATCTATTTCTCCTTTCACTAACTCCATTTTGCTCTGGAGTGTATGGGGTTGTGAGTTGATGTACAATACCAGCTTCTTCACAAAATTGATCAAATTGTGTTGAGGTGTACTCCTTCCCATTATCTGATCTTAGAAATTGTATCTTGCACCCACTTTGAGTTTCCACCATATTCTTGAACTTTACAAAGACTCCAGCCACTTCATGCTTGAATTTCAAGAAAAAAATCCAGCACATTCTTGTAAAATCATCTATGAAaagaataaagtatagactaccTTGTAACGATGGAGTTCTTTGAGGTCCTGCCACATCAGTGTGGATGAGTTGCAGCTTTTGAGAGGCTCTCCAAACTGTTTTGGGAAATGACACTCTATTTTGTTTACCAAATTGACAGGCATTACAATTTGGCAAATGATCAGAGAGTATTGGTAGaccttcaatcatatcttttctctTCATGTTCAGCATCCTTTGAATATGACAGTGACCAAGTCGCTTATGCCAGAGTTCAGTGGGACTGACTTGGGTGATGTAAGCTGTCTGCTCCTCCACAATTGGATCAAATGAGAAGCTTTTTCCTCTCATTCCCTTAAAATCTCCCGACCGGTAGTGTCAAAGATAAGACAATgtagattttcgaaaaaaacttTAAATCCCTTTTCTAACAATTGACCCACACTAAGCAGATTTTGGTCAATGTCAGGCACATACAGAACATCTGAAATGGTTTTCATACCTGAGCTAGTTGAAATTACAATTGTTCCTTTTCCTTTTGCAGAAATATAGTCACCATTCCCAATTCTGACTTTTGAGAATTTAGCAGGCTTCAAATCCTTGAAAAAAGTTTTATCATATGTCATGTGGTTTGTACAACCACTATCAATCAGCCAGCATTCAGAACTACTCCTTGCTGAGAAGCATGTTGCCACAAAGATTTGATCTTCTTCATTTTGCTCTACAACATTGGCATTAGCTTCATGTTGTTGAAATTTGCCTTTGCAAATTACAGCTTCATGTCCAAGCTGATTGCACTTGTTGCACTTTGCGTCTGGTCTTCTCCAACATCTGAAGGGTGGGTGACCCATTTTGCCACAATGCTCACAAGGTgggtaatttttctttttacctTTGTCTTTGCTTTGGCTGCTTTGACTACTTCCAACTTCATGATGCTTGGCTGGTAAAGCACCTTCAACCACGTGATCTTGTCTCATAAGCCTTCGCTGCTCTTGGGCCTGCAAGGCATGTAACACTCCTGCTAAGGTGATTTTGGACAGATCCTTCGTATTCTCCAAAGTAGTTATTGATGCTTCATATCTCTCTGGCACTGTAACTAGAATTTTTTCCACAATTCTAGAATCAGTGAATTCGGTGCCGAGTAATCTAACTTTGTTTGCAATAGAAAGCAACCTGTCAGAGTATTCTTTGATTTTCTCAGAATCTTTCATTCTCTGCATCtcgaattccctcatcaagttGAGCACTTGCATGCCTCGAATCCTCTCATCCCCTGCGTATTCTTCCTTTAAATAGTCCCAAATTGCTTTTGGTGTTTTGAGAGTCATGATTCTGGTGAAGATTATTGATGAAACACCAGTAAAGAGACATGATCTTGCCTTTGCCTTCCTTGTTTTTTTCTccttgtgcaattttatttgaGCCATGGTAGGATTGTTTGGCAGCGGAGGAATTTCGTAATCCTCTTCCACGGCTTCCCAAAGGTCCAATGCCTCCAAATAAGACTCCATTTTAACTGCCCAAAGGTCATAGTTTTCTCCATCAAAGGTGGGCGGAGCAATTTGTGAGAGACTTGCTTCACCTTCCATTTTCACAGGCCCCGTAAGAAGAATGCTGTGATACCAATTTGTTGGTTTATGGTATAAACAGAAATATTTAGGACAGAGATATAAGAAAAATACGTAGGTGAAAGGAATGGGAATCACTCAATTTTACTTTACTGAAGCAGTACATTTATAGGATTTTAATCCATGACATTACCACATCACCACTAAACTAGGAAGTGGGAACATACCCACTAGATAAGGAAGTGGAATAACAAAAACTACTTTTCTCCTAAAGTGCAGGAACCACTAATTGACTAAAACAACAAACtgaaacaataataaaaaaacttaaTGCAGTCCAAAAGCAAATAATTAACAAGATTCTTACCTAACTACAAATTCATATACAAGATGTTGGGACCACAGGAATATTTACTAGATTTCTGGTTGAACAGGTTTAGCATATTTGCACTCGTTCCCTGAGCGATCTGTAATTCACAGGGATGTGAAATCAAGCAATATACTTTTGGATCACAGCATGTGTGCTAAGGTTGCAGATTTTGGTTTTTCAAAATATGCTCCACAGGAAGGAGACAGTGCTGTTTCGCTTGAAGTAAGAGGAACTGCAGGATATCTTGATCCTGAGTAAGTGCACTTCTAGGATTTTGCCTTGATTTATTATACTGATCTCTTAGTAACTTTGGgaacaaaatatttatttctgCAGCATTCTGTGTTTATTCATGAAAGTTAAGGTCATCACAAATCTTCCTGTGCAGGTACTACACAACCCAGCAATTATCTGCAAAGAGTGATGTCTTCAGCTTTGG is a window from the Arachis stenosperma cultivar V10309 chromosome 3, arast.V10309.gnm1.PFL2, whole genome shotgun sequence genome containing:
- the LOC130968498 gene encoding nodulation receptor kinase-like, whose translation is MMEKSDNLVLLRQVVPYVLCLCIFIRSASAIEGFESIACCADSNYKDPLTNLDYKTDYAWFSDTRSCRPITSVLKHSTYGRLRVFDIEKGKRCYNLATTKDQVYLIRGTFPSENAPGKGSFGVSIGVTVLGTVRSSSQDLRIEGVFRATKNNTDFCLVTEEGNPYISQLELRSVSEEYLQGLNSSVLKLINRSNLGGKEDDIRYPIDQSDRIWKRTTTSPYTPISFNISILDHKSNVTPPLKVLQTALTHPERLEFNHNGLEVKEDYEYLVFLYFLELNNSVREGQRVFDIYVNSEIKKASFDVLSEGSNYRHIVLNASSANGSLNLTLVKASGSVFGPSCNAYEIMQVRPWKQETNQTDLEAILKIREELITENHDNKVLQSWTGDPCMLFAWQGISCDFSNDAPVITKLDLSLSNLKGPLPSSVTELTNLQIMNLSHNNFNGYIPSFPSYSMLTSLDLRYNDLMGSLPPSYNSLPHLKSIYYGCNDRMDHKLSGNLNISINTDNGSCQKGNDFPQQVAIISAVACGSFLIAMAVGTIFIYRYRQRLNPLEAFGRKSNPMITNVIFSLNSIDDFLIKSISIQAFTLEYIEVATEKYNILIGEGGFGSVYRGTLENGQVVAVKVRSATSTQGTREFDNELNLLSAIRHENLVPLLGYCNENDQQILVYPFMSNGSLQDRLYGEPAKRKILDWPTRLSIALGAARGLAYLHSFPERSVIHRDVKSSNILLDHSMCAKVADFGFSKYAPQEGDSAVSLEVRGTAGYLDPEYYTTQQLSAKSDVFSFGVVLLEIVSGREPLNIHRPRNEWSLVEWAKPYIRASKIEEIVDPGIKGGYHAEAMWRVLEVALQCVEPFSTNRPAMDDVMRELEDALIIENNASEYMKSIESLGSNRYSIVIEKRVPPSTSSMVESTIIPQSLNHPQPR